From the Sphingobacteruim zhuxiongii genome, the window GCGATTTGTAAGAAATTTATTGAACTACGGTATAAGTTACTGCCTTATATCTACAGTGTATTCTGGCAGCAACATAAATATGGTGATCCCATTCTACGACCGATCGCTCTGTTAGAGCAGCATATCGCGAAGAATTTACAACGCGAAGAGGAGTTTGCTTTCGGCGATCATTTATTAGTATCTCCTGTTTTACACCCAGGTCAAGCAAGTAAAATTGTTTATCTTCCGGAAGGAACTTGGTATTATTACTTCAACAATAAGGTGTACGTGGGTTCGCAAGAACATACAATCGATACACCGTTGGATGAGATGCCTTTCTTCGTTCGCGGAGGCGCCATTATTCCAGAATTCCCTGTGATGCAATATACGGGAGAGCAAAAGATTGAATCGCTTCGTTTGAACTATTACTTTTCAGCGGACAGTTGCGATTCTTATGTTTATTCTGATCATGGCGATACTTTTGCATACGAACAAGACGTTTATATAGATAAGCATTTTATAGCCGAAGGACGAAATAACGGAGTTAGTATCCGTCAAGGCGAACAAGGGCTTTATACACCTAACTATTCAACATTTGATTTATACCTAATTGGTTTACCTTTTACGCCGAGCAATATCATTGTTGATGGCTTAAAAGTTGAATCGAAGAAAGATACAGAAGGACTGTCATACGTACAATTAGACCGTGATTTCAAAAAGATAACAATTCAATAGAGAATAAATTTCTTAAACAACCTAATAATGAGTGAAGCGGTTCAAGTACATAGCTTACTGTCGGATTTTGATATTTCATTATTTAGATCAGGGAGGCACTACAAACTCTATGAGAAATTTGGTTCTCATGAGTTAACGATCAATGGGCAGGTTGGAGTATACTTTGCGGTATGGGCTCCAAATGCGAAGGAAGTATCGGTGATCGGAAATTTTAATGGCTGGAATCCTTATTCTCATCAACTACATGTGCGTTGGGATAGCAGTGGCATTTGGGAAGGATTTATTCCTAACCTGCAAAACGGGGAAGTCTATAAATACCATATTCTAACGAACCAAGGGGAACGTTTAGAGAAATCAGATCCTTTTGCGTTACATACTGAAATTCCACCAAGTACGGCTTCAATTGTTTCAACGACTTGGTACAAATGGACGGATTCGGAATGGATGTACAATAGGAGAGAAACGAATGCATTAGATCGACCGTATTCGGTTTATGAAATGCATTTAGGCTCGTGGATGCGTGATCCTGATCATCCGGATCGTTTCTTTAGCTACCTGGAAATTGGCGAACGACTCGTTCCCTATTTGCAGGAGATGGGCTTTACGCATGTTGAGTTTATGCCGGTTATGGAACATCCTTATTATCCGTCTTGGGGTTATCAAATCACAGGCTACTTCGCGGCGAGTTCTCGATACGGAGGACCTCAGGAATTGATGGGGCTGATTGATGCTTTGCATCAAGCGGGAATTGGAGTTCTGCTAGATTGGGTCCCTTCGCATTTCCCGGGAGATGCGCACGGGCTGTATCGATTTGATGGGACACATTTATTTGAACATGAGGATCCGAAGAAGGGATTTCATCCCGATTGGCAATCTTATATTTTTAATTACGGTCGGAATGAAGTCAAATCGTTCTTAATCAGTAATGCGTTTTTTTGGCTGGATCGTTACCATATTGATGGTTTACGTGTTGATGCCGTCGCTTCGATGCTTTACTTGGATTACTCGAGAAAACAAGGTGAATGGATTCCAAATGAGTTCGGTGGGAATGAGAATCTAGAAGCAGTTCGCTTTTTAAAGGAATTGAACGAAGCTGTATATAAATACTTTCCGAATACCCAAACTATTGCAGAAGAGTCGACTTCTTGGCCAGGTGTCAGTCGGGCGACTTTTAACGACGGTTTAGGATTTGGAATGAAATGGATGATGGGCTGGATGCATGATACGTTGAGCTATTTCAAGGAGGATCCTGTCAACAGAGCGTATCATCATGATAAGATGACTTTTGCAGGTGTCTATGCTTTTACGGAGAATTTTATGCTGCCACTCTCACACGATGAGGTCGTGTATGGTAAGCAATCATTAATCTATAAAATGCCTGGCGATGAGTGGCAAAAGTTTGCTAACTTAAGGTCACTTTACCTCTATATGTTCACCTTCAGTGGCAGCAAATTGCTGTTTATGGGCGGAGAATTTGGGCAAACATCGGAATGGAATGTCAACCAATCTTTAGATTGGCATCTCTTGCAGTTTAAACCCCATTTAGGTTTAAAGAAATTTGTGTCGGATTTGAACGCTGTTTATAAAAATCATCCAGCGTTGTATGAGAAGGCTTTTAGTCCAGAGGGATTTTCTTGGATTGAGATGGCTGATCATGCGAATAGTCTCTTTGTTTATGCTAGAAAAGGGCATGACGAGGAGAACGATTTGCTTGTTGTGTTAAATCTTACACCTGTTGTTCGTCGGAATTTCAGGGTCGGAGCTCCACATGAGGGCAAATGGGAACTTGTTTTGAATTCTGACGATGCGAAATATAACGGTAGTGCTGTCGCTGTAAAGAAAAAGGTAGCAACCGAATCGGTTTATTGGATGAATCAAAAACAGTCTATTGTATTAGATGTCCCACCTTTGGCGGGCTTAGTGTTTAAACGTGTTTTATAAGTTATGCAAGTTATTCATCTTAGTGTCGAGTGTTTTCCAGTTGCTAAAGTTGGCGGATTAGCAGATGTAGTCGGTTCATTGCCGAAATACCTCCGCCAGTTAGGTGTTGATGCTTCTGTGATGATGCCTTTTTTTGATCGGAAATTTACACAGGATCATCAATTTGATAGTGTTGCAAAAGGTGAATTCTACCAAGGCTCGTCACTACTATCCTATGAAGTGTTGCGTGAAAGCAATGATAGCTTAGGTTTTCCATTGTATTTAATACGCATTCCTGGGGTATTGGATCGTGAAGAAGTCTATTGTTATCCTGATGAAGCGGAACAATGGATTGCGTTCCAGCATGCAGTTTTACATTATCTAAAGACCAATGATATTCGTCCAGATGTGCTTCATTGCCATGATCATCATGTGGGTTTAATACCTTTTCTTATTCGTTTTACGAATGAATATAGATCATTAGCGGAGGTTCGAACAGTTTTCACTGTTCATAACGGACAATATCAAGGTTGGATGAGTTGGAGCAAGGGTATTTTGCTTCCAGGATTTGATACTTGGAAATGGGGATTATTGGATTGGGACGGTGTCATTAACCCTTTAGCTACTGCGATTAAATGCTGCGATGCTTACACTACAGTATCGGAAGGATATTTAGAAGAGCTATATAAAGAGGCTAACGGCTTACAGGCGCTGTTTTATGATGAACGGGCTAAATCACATGGCATTGTAAATGGTATCGATACGGCTTATTGGGATCCTGTTACAGATCAACTAATCATAGAGAATTATGGAATAGCACAAGTTGACGAAGGAAAGCTCGCCAACAAAAAGATTCTATCGACCCAATATGGTTTGGATCCAGCATTGCCTCTTTTAAGCTTTATTGGACGATTTGCAACGGAAAAAGGCGCTGATATCTTAGCGGATATCATTGAAGATCTCTTGGGTAACAGTAAGGTATCGCTGAATATCTTTATACTTGGCTCTGGTGATGCAACGATTCAAAATAATATTGCTGCGTTATTGCAGCGGTATAAAGGTCGTTTAGCAGCATTCTTTGGCTACAATGAAGGTTTGGCGCATCAGGTTTATGCCGCGTCGGATTTATTGATTATGCCTTCCAGAGTAGAGCCATGTGGCTTAAATCAACTTTATGCATTGAAATACGGTACCATTCCTGTTGTTCGTAAAATTGGCGGATTAAAGGATACGGTTATCGATGTTGAGGATGCAGGCTATGGCTTTGTGTTCGACGAGGTCGATTCTACTCAGGCTACAGCTGCGGTTTCGCGGGCTTTAGCTTATATTTCTAACGCAAAGCAATTTGATCAGATAAGAGAAAAAGCTATGGAACTGGACTTTTCCTGGCATCAATCTGCTCAAAAATATATTGACTTATATAACCAATTACTTAGATGATATGGCGCACAAAGTTGTTTCAATTGTATTAGGAGGAGGTCGTGGAACACGCCTTTATCCTCTGACCGATCAACGGTCAAAACCTGCAGTTCCTATCGCTGGAAAGTATAGATTGGTGGATATTCCGATTTCCAACTGTCTGAACTCGGGTTACAATAAGATTTTTGTTCTTACGCAATTCAACTCCGCGTCATTAAACAAGCACATTAAGAATTCCTACAACTTTAGTATTTTCAGTAAAGGCTTTGTAGATATTCTTGCTGCTGAACAGACTAGTGAAGGCGATAGCTGGTTTGAAGGAACCGCAGATGCTGTTCGTCGAACGCAAAAGAACTTAATCAATGTGGATTATGATTATGTGCTTATCCTTTCTGGTGATCAATTATACCAAATGGATTACTCTGCCATGGTCGAATTTCATGTCAAGGGTGGTGGGGATATCACGATTGCAACGATCCCAGTGACAGGCAAAGAGGCAACTGGTTTTGGTATTTTGAAATCTGATGAAAATGGCGAAGTATCGTCATTTATCGAAAAACCAGCTAAAGATTTGCTGCCTGATTGGACTTCCGAGGTTCCTGACGAATTGGAAAGACAAGGAAGAAACTATTTAGCTTCGATGGGGATTTATGTGTTTTCTAAAGGGGTCATGAAAAAACTTCTTGCAGAAAACAAAGGAATGGACTTTGGGAAAGAGATTATTCCAGATGCCATCGGGAATGTTAAAATTCTCAGCTATCAATATGATAGTTACTGGACAGATATTGGAACGATCTCATCTTTCTTCGATGCGAATATCGGCCTGACAGACGATATTCCTGCATTCAACCTATTCGGGGAAACAGTCTATACAAGAGCACGTATGTTACCTCCGTCTAAAGTTTCAGGGACGACTTTAAATCATGTAATTGTTTCCGACGGCTGTATTATATTAGCCGATAAAATCCATCGCTCTGTTATGGGAATTCGTTCAAGAGTAGGGGCTGGTACGGTTATAAAGATGACTTATATGATGGGTTCGGATTACTATGAAGAACTAACGGATGTTCTCGAGATGACGAATTCGCAGCAACCTCCTCCAATTGGAGTAGGTGAGCGTTGTTATATTGAAAACGCAATCCTTGATAAGAATTGTCGAATAGGTAATGATGTGAGAATAAAAGGTGGTAAACACCTACCAGATGGGGATTTCGAACAGTATTCGGTAGTAGACGGTATTATCGTGGTGAAAAAGAATGCCGTGATACATCATAATACAAGTATCGGCTTGTAATCCATATTGACTTAACGATATAAAAAAGCGTCTTGATATATTCAAGACGCTTTTTTTATTAAATATTTTGTTCTGGATTTACTGTATCCGTTGGTTTGTCTTTATTGTCAGCCTCCTTTTTTGGTTTCCTTTTACCAAATTCTGCAACCTCTACTATACGTGGGATACTTGATTTAGGTGCCATATGGCGAAGCTTCTTAATCTTTCTTCTACGCTTATAATTTCTTAAAAGGCTACTGTCTTGATAAAGATTCCAATTCATAAGTAATACCGAGAATAATACAACTGCTAGACCAATAATCTGCATTTTGGTAACTTCATGCTCGGTGAAGAAGTGGACTAGGATTAATGCTACAATAGGATTAACATAAGCATAGGTGCTCACTTCCGTTGCTGGACGAACCTGAAGCAAGAAGATATAGCAACTGAACGCCAATATTGAGCCCATTAAAGCGAGATAAACCATAGCACCCCAATATTCAATAGAAACACTCGAAGGATCGAAGCTGCTATATTCACCATTTACTAGAGCTACCGTAGTAAAAGCAGTTCCGGCTACAACCATTTGCCAAGCTGTCTTAACCATTACGTTTAGGTCTTCTTCTTTCGCTGGAGATTGCTCGGCGTTATCTTTGATACTAGCTTTTGAACGTTCCTTACTATATTTAGACCATAGTGAACCTACTGTCCAGCCAATTGTACCTAAGGTTAAAACAATCATCGCTGTTAGCTTATTCTCACTTTCTGTGGTTGCAGAGGCTGGACCAAATATTTGCTCAGCAAAGAGCATAATCACCCCCATAAAGCCAAGGGCCAAGCCGAGGATTGTTGTGATGCTTGAGAAGTTTTCTTTCCATTTCGGTTTATCTAAAATAATAAACCAGATAGCTGTCGCTGCAGATAAGATCGAAACGATAGCACTCGATATATATTGCTCCGACCAAATGATAGCGGCCATATCAATGAATAGCAATAAGAAGCCGACAAATGCAGCATCTTTTACAGCTTTCTTAATATAGATTTTATATCCTTTAAGATAGCAATATCCCATTAACAGCGTTCCCGCGATAATGAAGCGGATAGAGCCTAGCACAAAGGGCGGAAATGCATGTAGTGCTTTTTCAATAAAGAAGAATGTGGAACCCCAAACCACATAGACAACAGCGTAAGCAAAGATAATGGTGCTTGCTGCAGGGGTACTTGTATCTTTTACCATTGTATTCTTATTCCTTTGTCGGAATTACTAGTTTATTGTCTTCTTTTACAGTTTCTAAAACAATCGTCGTCCGAGTTGAAATTATACCCTCAACCTTACTTAGCGTATTACGCATAAGATCCACTAGGCCTGCTGAATCATTTGTTCTCACTTTAATTAAATAACCATCTTCACCCGCGATATCGTGTACCTCGAGTACATCAGGAATTTCAGCAAGCAATAAGCCTACTTTCTGTACACCAATAATATCTTGAGTCTTAATGAAAATAAAAGAAAGCATTTTTTGATCAAGTGCAGCGGGATTGATACGCGCATTATATTGAAGGATAACATCTTTTTGTTCTAACTTCTTAACGCGCTCTAGAATTGCGGAGGGAGCCATACCTAATTCACGTGCGATATCCGCATTATTTGTGCGCGCATTGTCTTGCATAATCCTCAATATTTGAAGATCAATTTGGTCTAAGGAATATTCTAGTTTTGCCATATCGGGCAAATATCGTTAATTCCGAATAAAATTCAAATTAATATATTTATAAATGAATAAAATTCAGTTTTATTACAGTATTGCAGGAGAATGTTTCTATGGAATGTAACGGATTTCTTTAGGGATATAGGCTAAGATACAAATAAAAGTTTCATAGTTTATATTCTTAATTTCAATCGTTTTCCAATGGTTAATTAGTTCTTGCGTTATTGTGCATGTTGTAGTTTTAATAGCGCTTAATAAAAGATAAAAAACTATAAAAAACGCAAAAAATGCGGATTATTTTATTGAATATTGCGTAATTTAGTGATTTCAATCTATACAGTCGTGTCGGAAATTTCAAGTTTAATATCCTTATCAAAATCCCTATCGGGGGATTTATATTTTGATCCCAACAATGTAGAACATCAGACGATGCGCTTAGCATATTCTACAGATGCATCTGTTTATCAAGAGATGCCGTTGGCTGTTTGTATTCCTCAGAATTTAGAAGATCTACAAACTTTGATTGCATATGCCAAAGCGAATCAAACTACATTGATACCGCGTACAGCTGGCACTTCACTTGCCGGACAGGTTGTGGGGGCGGGCATTATACTCGATGTCTCCCGATGCTTTAATCAAATCTTAGAGGTTAACGTTGAGGAGAAATGGGCGAGGGTTCAACCTGGTGTGATTCGTGACGATTTGAATGCTTACCTGAAGCCATTCGGTTTAATGTTTGGTCCTGAAACATCAACGGCGAGTAGAGCGATGGTTGGCGGAATGATTGGAAATAATTCATCTGGACTCCATTCGATCGTTTGGGGAGATACACGACAAAATTTATTAGCTGCCAAAGTACTATTGGATGATGCCCAATTGGTCGAGTTTAAAGACTTGTCTGAAGGCGAATTCTTTGGTAAGCTTGCTCTAAAGTCTCGTGAAGGAGAGATCTATCGGAAGATAAATAATATTTTAACAGACAAAACTAATCAGGAAGCAATTCTTGCAGGCTATCCAAAGAGTGAGATTACACGTCGTAATACTGGATATGCATTGGATATGCTGATGGATAGTAGTCAACCTTTTAATTTTTGCCGTTTGCTGGCAGGTTCTGAGGGGACGATTGGAATTATCACGGAAGCGAAAATTAAGCTATTGGATCTTCCTCCAAAGGAGATCGGCTTACTATGTGTACATTTCAATGATATGGTGGAATGTATGCGTGGGAATGCCCTTGCTTTAAAGCATCATCCCGAAGCATCGGAATTAGTTGATAAGTATATTCTAGACTTTACAGTAGGTCATCCGACCTATCAATATAATCGTTTTTTCATTGATGGGGACCCGCAGGCCTTACTGATTGTGGAATTTCGAGCAGATACCTTGGCAGAAATTGAAGCTAAGGCAGATGCTCTAAAACAGGCTCTACAACAGTCGAACTTAGGCTACGCATATCCTTTGATTACTGGGACGGAACAGACCAATTTAGTATGGGATGTACGGAAGGCGGGACTAGGCTTGATTAGAAATCTGCCTGGCGATAATCAACCCGTAAATCTAATTGAAGACTGTGCGGTATCTCCAGAGGATTTACCGGATTACGTGGCTGATATTCAAAAGCTATTAGCTGAAGAGGGTGTACATGCATCTTATTATGCACATGCAGGGGCTGGAGAGCTGCATATTGAACCATTTATCAACTTGAAATCTTCAGAAGGAAAGCGCCAATTTCGCTCAATATTAGAGAAAACAACGGATTTAGTATTGAAATACAATGGCTCTTTAAGTGGTGAACATGGAGATGGTCGTTTAAGAGGGGAGTTTATTGGCAAGGTGCTTGGTGAGCAAGTTTATCATTTGTTACTTCAGGTGAAGCAAGCATTTGATCCACATAATATATTCAATGCTAAAAAGATCGTTGACACACCGCCAATGGATACACATCTTCGTTACGATACTGTTCGTGATGGCAAAGATATTCCTACCTATTTTGATTTCAACAAGAATGAAAGTATACTTCGTTTAGCGGAAAAATGTTCAGGCTCGGGCGATTGTAGAAAGACAGAAATTACAGGTGGTACCATGTGTCCTTCATTTATGGCGACTCGCGATGAAAAGGATACGACGCGTGCGAGAGCAAATATGTTACGTCAATTCTTGACGAATTCAAATAAGCAGAATCGTTTTGATCACGAGGAACTAAAAGAAGTAATGGATTTATGTTTGAGCTGTAAAGGCTGTAAAACAGAGTGTCCTTCGAGTGTGGATATTGCGAAAATGAAAGCTGAATTCCTACAACACTATTACGATGCTAATGGCAGTAGCTTCCGGTCAAAATTGATTGCTAATTTTACACAATCGCAGAAATTAGGATCTTATGTTGCTCCAATTTATAATTTCTTTGCAACGAACCAAATTACGTCGGGTCTTATCAAGTCTGTCGTTGGATTTGCGCCGAATCGTTCATTACCAAAAGTTCATGGTACAACATTAAGTGCATGGATAAATAAACAAAACACGATTAAACAGAAAAGAAAAGTATATCTTTTTAGTGATGAGTTTACAGAATATAATGACACAGAAATCGGCATAACGGCTTATAAATTATTAACTGCGTTAGGATATGAAGTAGTTGTTCCAAAGCATTTAGAGAGTGGAAGAACGTTCCTTTCGAAAGGATTTGTTAAGAAAGCAAAAGCCTTAGCAAACAAAAACGTATCCATGTTAGCAAATTTGATTTCCGCAGACACGCCTTTGTTAGGTATTGAGCCTTCCGCAATTATTACTTTCCGCGACGAATACGTCGATCTTGTTGACCCTGATTGTAGAGCCGCAGCGGAAAGCCTTGCAAAGAATGCACTCATGGTTGATGAGTTTCTAGTGCAAGAAATAAAGGCAGGTAGAATTCATCCAGAGCAATTTACTGCTGATGCGCAGAAAATCAAACTACATGGTCACTGTTATCAGAAAGCATTCAAACTAGTTGATTACACCAAACAATTGTTATCCCTTCCAACAAATTATGAGGTGGAAGTTATACCATCGGGTTGTTGTGGTATGGCGGGTTCATTTGGCTATGAGAAAGAGCATTTCGAAGTGTCGCAGAAAGTAGCAGAATTAGTATTGTTTCCAACCCTGCGAAAAACTAGCGCGGAATATCTTATCGCAGCTGCAGGTACTTCATGTAGACATCAAATTAAAGACGGTGTGCAACGCAAGTCCTATCATCCTGTAGAGATTATGTATAATGCATTAATCAACAAATAAGAAACTTTTCGTAACTTAAACTGTTGTCATTAAAAAAGATAGATCATGAAAAAAACATTAACGTATTGCTTGTTAGCTTCGATAGCTGTCAGCTTTGCCGCATGTGGAAATGCTAATAAAACCGATGCATCCGCAGCAGACTCTACAGGATCATCGAATGAAGCGTCTAGTACCACTCTCAATCAATTGACCAACGATCCAAAAGGATCGCCACTACATTTATATTTCAACATGAATGAAGTAGGGCAGACCGATTCATCGGTGATTTACGATGCAAGGTCACTTTACAAGAATGATACTGTAGGTTTTAAATTAGAAGTCTTAAAGAATATTGATGCTGGAATAACGGCACAGAATGCGCCGGATAATGATTTAGGTTTTAGAGTAGGATCACTGCGTATATCTTCTTTAGGAGCCGTGTCCGATAATTTCCTAAAAGCCGTAGGAGACATATATGGATTGCCAGCGGCAGGAGCGATGTCAAGTAAGACTATCTCACCATTAGTATTCTCGTCAAATAACGAAAAAGTTGATTTAAGCAAATCAAAGTCTTATAATTTTAAGCTGTTTTTCGATCAAGCTACCGGAGAGCCAGCTGAGTTTTTTGCAGTAGTGGATAATTATAAAAAGTCATTCGAATTGTCTGAGAAAGATTCAACTTTTAGACAAGCTTTTATTAATGCCTTGTCAGGGAAATAGTTTTCGACTAAAAAAAGATTAAGAGCACCTTTCAGAGGTGCTTTTTTTGTTACCTACAATTTCTATTCAACGATAGAATAACGTGTCTTTTCTTACATTTACACTCATGATTCGCAAATTGATTTATTCTGTCCTTGTTCTTGTTTGCTTGTTTAATGGGATTGCAGTTGAAGCGCAAGATTTGAAGGCCGCACGTCAAACCCTAGGCAAAGCAAGCCATCCTGCATTAAGCGAAATATCAGGAATAATTGCCTCTCGGCAATATCCAGGGAAATATTGGGTTCACAACGATAGCGGAGATAGTGGTCGGATATTTTTAATTGATAGTGTTGCAAATCTGCAATGTGAATTCTATTTAGAAGGAGTGCATGCCGTCGATGTTGAAGATATCGCTTGGGTTAATAATGCTGGGCGAAACTATATATTATTGGCAGATATTGGTGATAATCAGGCTAAACGTAGCGAAATAAAGCTTTATTATTTTGAGGAGCCAAAGCTTAGCCATGGTAAGCGGTTGGACAGCATACCAGCATCGCAAATTCAAGAATTTACCTTAAGATTTCCTGACAAATCACGTGATGCTGAAGCCATATTCGTCGATCCAATTGACCAAAGGTTTTATTTAATCAGTAAAAGAGACTTTTATTCAACGCTGTATACCGCAGATATCTTCCAAAATAAACAGGGTAAATATACACTGAAGAAATTATTAGAATTGCCATTTACATTCATCACTGCCTCCGATATAACAAGTACTGGAGATGCATTGATCATGAAAAACTTAACCCAAATATTCTTCTGGGAAAGAAACCCAAAAGAATCAATACTTTCGACGCTTAAGAAGCCATACAAACGGGTTGCTTATCAAGTTGAACCTCAGGGGGAAGCTATTGCGTTTGATTTGAAGCCGAATAACTTTGTCACAATCAGTGAGCGTCCTTTTGGATTAGATGCTTATCTTTATCAGTATAAAATCACTAAACCATGAAAATAAAATTTACTATTCTTTTTCTTCTTTTGACTTGCTCTTTTGCTTTTGCGGCAAAAGTAGATACCTTATCTATTCAAAGCGCTGCTATGGGCAAAAGTATAAAAACTGTCGTCATTTCACCTGATAAGGCAGGTAAAGGGCTACCTGTACTGTATCTCCTACATGGATATTCTGGAGACTATGCAAATTGGGTCAATAAAGTCCCGGCGGTTAAGACTTTAGTTGATCAGTATGGTTTTATCGTGGTATGTCCCGACGGCGGATATGGTTCATGGTATTGGGATATCGAAGGGAATAAGAATTATCAATATGAAACATTTGTAAGTAAAGAGCTTGTCGGCTATATCGACGGAAAATACGATACAGCCAAAGACAGAAGCAAGCGTGGAATTTCTGGTTTAAGTATGGGAGGACATGGTGCGATGTATTTGGCGATTCGTCATCAAGACACATTTTCTGCTGTAGGAAGTACTGCTGGAGGAGTTGATATTCGACCTTTCCCTAACAACTGGGAGATGGCGAGTCGATTGGGAAGCTATGCGGAAAATCCGGAGAAATGGAATCAACATACCGTGATGGAATTAACCCATTTGATTAAACCTAAGTCTTTGGAAATATTTATCGACTGCGGAACGGAGGATTTCTTCTTTGGCGTGAACGAAAGATTACATGAAAAATTGAAATATATGAATGTCCCACATCGCTACTTAAGCATGCCAGGTGGACATAGCTGGGAATATTGGAGTAAATCGATCCATTATCAAATGGCATTCTTCAATGAGGTTTTTAATAAACCAAATGAACCGATAAAGAAATAATAGAAACGCACGGTATTTTGTTTACGACAAAATATTCATAAAAAGGAAGTTAAACTTTGCTAAGCCATTTTGAATAACAAGATGGCTTTTCTATTTTAGTTGCGGATTATTTTAAAGCTACTGCACTATATGCCGATCAATTTCAAGAACAGCTCATTATTTTTACTACTATTA encodes:
- a CDS encoding FAD-binding and (Fe-S)-binding domain-containing protein, whose protein sequence is MSEISSLISLSKSLSGDLYFDPNNVEHQTMRLAYSTDASVYQEMPLAVCIPQNLEDLQTLIAYAKANQTTLIPRTAGTSLAGQVVGAGIILDVSRCFNQILEVNVEEKWARVQPGVIRDDLNAYLKPFGLMFGPETSTASRAMVGGMIGNNSSGLHSIVWGDTRQNLLAAKVLLDDAQLVEFKDLSEGEFFGKLALKSREGEIYRKINNILTDKTNQEAILAGYPKSEITRRNTGYALDMLMDSSQPFNFCRLLAGSEGTIGIITEAKIKLLDLPPKEIGLLCVHFNDMVECMRGNALALKHHPEASELVDKYILDFTVGHPTYQYNRFFIDGDPQALLIVEFRADTLAEIEAKADALKQALQQSNLGYAYPLITGTEQTNLVWDVRKAGLGLIRNLPGDNQPVNLIEDCAVSPEDLPDYVADIQKLLAEEGVHASYYAHAGAGELHIEPFINLKSSEGKRQFRSILEKTTDLVLKYNGSLSGEHGDGRLRGEFIGKVLGEQVYHLLLQVKQAFDPHNIFNAKKIVDTPPMDTHLRYDTVRDGKDIPTYFDFNKNESILRLAEKCSGSGDCRKTEITGGTMCPSFMATRDEKDTTRARANMLRQFLTNSNKQNRFDHEELKEVMDLCLSCKGCKTECPSSVDIAKMKAEFLQHYYDANGSSFRSKLIANFTQSQKLGSYVAPIYNFFATNQITSGLIKSVVGFAPNRSLPKVHGTTLSAWINKQNTIKQKRKVYLFSDEFTEYNDTEIGITAYKLLTALGYEVVVPKHLESGRTFLSKGFVKKAKALANKNVSMLANLISADTPLLGIEPSAIITFRDEYVDLVDPDCRAAAESLAKNALMVDEFLVQEIKAGRIHPEQFTADAQKIKLHGHCYQKAFKLVDYTKQLLSLPTNYEVEVIPSGCCGMAGSFGYEKEHFEVSQKVAELVLFPTLRKTSAEYLIAAAGTSCRHQIKDGVQRKSYHPVEIMYNALINK
- a CDS encoding alpha/beta hydrolase, with translation MKIKFTILFLLLTCSFAFAAKVDTLSIQSAAMGKSIKTVVISPDKAGKGLPVLYLLHGYSGDYANWVNKVPAVKTLVDQYGFIVVCPDGGYGSWYWDIEGNKNYQYETFVSKELVGYIDGKYDTAKDRSKRGISGLSMGGHGAMYLAIRHQDTFSAVGSTAGGVDIRPFPNNWEMASRLGSYAENPEKWNQHTVMELTHLIKPKSLEIFIDCGTEDFFFGVNERLHEKLKYMNVPHRYLSMPGGHSWEYWSKSIHYQMAFFNEVFNKPNEPIKK